From the genome of Nasonia vitripennis strain AsymCx chromosome 1, Nvit_psr_1.1, whole genome shotgun sequence, one region includes:
- the LOC100119506 gene encoding bone morphogenetic protein 7: protein MSRAVLGGRACVLVLFVAVLSSTEQIGQCQRLTGIYVDNGMGQTVAHRVSSRRETRDIARDILDMLRLPAVPARAARFRNDSIESSGPASRYIQDVYRYTLNQDGAGLRFENAQVLKDSDVVVSYAAATTSNRADKEDILLQFDLSETPKEIESVIGARLRLHLGTREGNSVASVHAWMNLKNATSQQKQRQKRRIRLVDSVEVSDAVEGWIELDATEALRYWLSRGDKAASLRLSVAVAEGRSGKLLEEPFLVGYFKSGSRLQQAGVAAAVARRWKRSSGELWPYSRKAVYSKKPSSGQCLLHTLYVRFRELEFDRMIVAPDGYDAQFCAGECHFPLSDHHNATNHAIIQTLVHFLQPGRVPQACCVPTQLDPMTVIYSRDGRNHVLKRYHNMIIRGCGCH, encoded by the exons ATGTCTCGTGCAGTTTTGGGGGGCCGAGCATGCGTGCTCGTCTTGTTCGTCGCGGTGCTCTCGTCGACCGAGCAGATTGGCCAGTGTCAGCGGCTAACTGGAATTTACGTCGACAACGGAATGGGCCAGACCGTCGCGCACCGCGTGAGCTCTCGGAGGGAAACGCGCGACATAGCTCGAGACATCCTCGACATGCTTCGACTTCCAGCAGTGCCGGCAAGGGCAGCGCGTTTCCGCAACGATTCGATCGAGAGCAGTGGCCCGGCTTCCCGCTACATTCAGGACGTCTACAGGTACACTCTCAACCAGGATGGAG CTGGGCTGCGCTTCGAGAACGCGCAAGTACTCAAGGACAGCGACGTCGTCGTGAGCTACGCAGCGGCGACGACGAGCAATCGCGCGGACAAGGAGGACATCCTGCTGCAGTTCGACTTGTCGGAGACGCCCAAAGAGATCGAGTCCGTTATCGGCGCCCGATTGCGCCTGCACCTCGGGACTCGGGAAGGCAACTCGGTCGCCTCGGTGCACGCGTGGATGAATTTGAAGAACGCGACGAGCCAGCAGAAACAGCGACAGAAGAGAAGGATTCGACTGGTCGACTCGGTGGAGGTGAGCGACGCCGTCGAGGGCTGGATCGAGCTGGACGCGACCGAAGCGCTGCGCTACTGGCTGTCGAGGGGCGACAAGGCGGCTAGCCTCCGGCTGTCGGTCGCTGTCGCCGAGGGCCGAAGCGGGAAGCTGCTGGAGGAGCCCTTCCTCGTGGGCTACTTCAAGAGCGGTTCGAGACTGCAGCAGGCGGGGGTAGCGGCAGCGGTCGCGAGGAGATGGAAGCGGAGCAGCGGCGAGCTGTGGCCGTACAGCAGGAAAGCCGTGTACAGCAAGAAGCCTTCGTCAGGCCAGTGCTTGCTGCACACGCTGTACGTGCGCTTCCGCGAGCTCGAGTTCGACAGGATGATCGTCGCGCCGGACGGCTACGACGCGCAGTTCTGCGCGGGCGAGTGCCACTTCCCCCTGAGCGACCACCACAACGCGACGAACCACGCGATCATCCAGACCCTCGTGCACTTTCTGCAGCCGGGCCGAGTGCCCCAGGCCTGCTGCGTGCCCACGCAGCTCGACCCCATGACCGTCATTTACTCGCGCGACGGGCGCAACCACGTCCTCAAGAGATACCACAACATGATCATCAGGGGCTGCGGCTGTCACTGA